Proteins encoded in a region of the Saccharothrix ecbatanensis genome:
- a CDS encoding primosomal protein N' — translation MAGKATTRRGEQVPAASLPVARVCVDVPLAHLDRAFDYQVSTEQDADAVAGCRVRVRFAGQLVDGYLLERVESSEYGRKLTFLDRVISPEPVLSPEVAELARVVADRYAGSLIDVLRMAVPPRHARVEAKPSGEPAPVPEAPSDEGWSRYPFGPNLLDALRSGRAARAVWQALPAEDWPARLAEAAASVASTGRGALVVVPDHRDLARLHKACAALVGEAGVVSLSADLGPSERYKRWLAVRRGAVRVVLGTRGTAFAPVHDLGLVAVWDDGDDLHSEPRMPYPNVRDVLVQRSHLTGASLLIGGFARTAEAQLLVDSGWAHEVVAARDTLRSVAPRVAAVGDHEWQEVKDAAARSARLPSIAFDAARAALAAGTPVLVQVPRRGYVPALACGQCRTPARCRRCAGPLALPGGTQDGVPRPAYCRWCGATEAAFRCSNCGSRRLRGQVIGARRTAEELGRAFSGVPVRTSGGDEVLAGVPGGQSLVVATPGAEPVAEGGYGAALLLDGWALLGRADLRAAEETLRRWMTAAALVHAAGRVVVVADSSLAPVQALVRWDPVWHASQELAARTELGFPPAVRMATVDGSPDALAGVLEELHLPPNGQILGPVPLSEDKERALVRVPRTEGRALATMLADVLAVRSARKEPDVVRVKLDPLEVL, via the coding sequence GTGGCGGGCAAGGCGACTACCAGGCGCGGGGAGCAGGTTCCCGCCGCCTCGCTGCCGGTTGCCCGCGTCTGCGTGGACGTGCCGTTGGCGCACCTCGACCGGGCGTTCGACTACCAGGTGTCCACCGAGCAGGACGCGGACGCGGTGGCCGGCTGCCGGGTCCGGGTGCGGTTCGCCGGGCAGCTGGTGGACGGGTACCTGCTGGAGCGGGTCGAGTCGTCGGAGTACGGGCGCAAGCTGACGTTCCTGGACCGGGTGATCTCGCCGGAGCCGGTGCTCTCGCCGGAGGTGGCGGAGCTGGCGCGGGTGGTGGCGGACCGGTACGCGGGGTCGCTGATCGACGTGCTGCGGATGGCGGTCCCGCCCCGGCACGCGCGGGTCGAGGCGAAGCCCTCCGGCGAGCCCGCCCCGGTGCCCGAGGCGCCGTCGGACGAAGGGTGGTCGCGCTACCCGTTCGGGCCGAACCTGCTGGACGCGTTGCGCTCCGGCCGTGCCGCGCGGGCGGTGTGGCAGGCGCTGCCGGCCGAGGACTGGCCCGCGCGGCTGGCCGAGGCGGCGGCGTCGGTGGCGTCGACCGGCAGGGGCGCGCTGGTCGTCGTGCCGGACCACCGTGACCTGGCGCGGTTGCACAAGGCTTGCGCGGCGCTCGTGGGCGAGGCGGGCGTGGTGTCGCTGTCGGCGGATCTCGGGCCGTCCGAGCGGTACAAGCGGTGGCTGGCGGTGCGGCGAGGCGCGGTGCGGGTGGTGCTCGGCACGCGCGGGACGGCGTTCGCGCCGGTGCACGACCTGGGTCTGGTGGCGGTGTGGGACGACGGTGACGACCTGCACTCCGAGCCGAGGATGCCTTACCCGAACGTGCGTGACGTGCTGGTGCAGCGTTCCCACCTCACCGGCGCGTCGCTGCTGATCGGCGGCTTCGCCCGCACGGCGGAGGCCCAGCTGCTGGTCGACAGCGGTTGGGCGCACGAGGTCGTGGCGGCCAGGGACACGTTGCGGTCGGTCGCGCCGCGGGTGGCGGCCGTGGGCGATCACGAGTGGCAGGAGGTGAAGGACGCGGCGGCCCGATCGGCGCGGCTGCCGTCCATCGCCTTCGATGCGGCTCGTGCTGCCTTGGCGGCGGGCACGCCGGTTCTGGTCCAGGTGCCGCGGCGCGGTTACGTGCCCGCTCTGGCGTGCGGCCAGTGCCGAACACCCGCGCGGTGCCGCCGTTGCGCGGGGCCGCTGGCGTTGCCGGGTGGCACCCAGGACGGCGTGCCGAGGCCCGCGTACTGCCGGTGGTGCGGTGCGACGGAGGCCGCGTTCCGCTGCTCGAACTGCGGCTCCCGCAGGCTGCGCGGCCAGGTCATCGGCGCCCGTCGCACGGCGGAGGAGCTGGGGCGGGCGTTCAGCGGGGTGCCGGTGCGGACGTCGGGCGGCGACGAGGTGCTGGCCGGCGTTCCGGGCGGTCAGTCGCTGGTGGTGGCCACGCCCGGCGCGGAACCGGTGGCCGAAGGAGGTTACGGCGCGGCCCTGCTGCTGGACGGTTGGGCGTTGCTGGGGCGGGCCGACCTGAGAGCGGCCGAGGAAACCCTCCGGCGGTGGATGACGGCGGCGGCGCTGGTCCACGCGGCGGGTCGGGTGGTCGTGGTGGCCGATTCCTCGCTGGCCCCGGTCCAGGCCCTGGTCCGCTGGGACCCGGTGTGGCACGCGAGTCAGGAGTTGGCGGCCCGGACGGAGCTGGGGTTCCCGCCGGCCGTGCGGATGGCGACGGTGGACGGCTCGCCGGATGCGCTGGCCGGTGTCCTGGAAGAGCTGCACCTGCCGCCGAACGGGCAGATCCTCGGGCCGGTGCCGCTGTCCGAGGACAAGGAACGCGCGCTGGTCCGCGTGCCCAGGACGGAAGGCCGCGCGCTGGCCACCATGCTGGCCGACGTGCTGGCCGTCCGGAGCGCCCGCAAAGAACCCGACGTGGTCCGCGTGAAGCTCGACCCGCTCGAAGTCCTCTGA
- the def gene encoding peptide deformylase → MTVQPIRLFGDPVLRTPAVEVTDFDAELRKLVKDLWDTMSEAGGAGLAAPQLGVGLRVFTYHCDGFAGHLVNPTFDVVGDEYQEGPEGCLSIPGMSWDCRRHLHVVAKGWNMHGEPVEVEGSDLLARCVQHETDHLDGVLFVDRLDDATRKEAMKAIRQQSWFDGGVPAIKQSPHPLFGA, encoded by the coding sequence GTGACCGTCCAACCGATCCGGCTGTTCGGCGACCCGGTGCTGCGGACGCCCGCCGTCGAGGTCACCGACTTCGACGCGGAGCTGCGCAAGCTGGTCAAGGACCTGTGGGACACGATGAGCGAGGCCGGTGGCGCCGGGCTCGCGGCGCCCCAGCTGGGTGTCGGCCTGCGCGTGTTCACCTACCACTGCGACGGGTTCGCCGGGCACCTGGTGAACCCGACGTTCGACGTGGTCGGCGACGAGTACCAGGAAGGTCCGGAGGGCTGCCTGTCGATCCCCGGCATGTCCTGGGACTGCCGCCGGCACCTGCACGTCGTGGCCAAGGGCTGGAACATGCACGGCGAGCCGGTCGAGGTCGAGGGTTCGGACCTGCTGGCGCGCTGCGTGCAGCACGAGACCGACCACCTGGACGGCGTGCTGTTCGTGGACCGGCTGGACGACGCGACCCGCAAGGAGGCCATGAAGGCCATCCGGCAGCAGTCGTGGTTCGACGGCGGCGTGCCGGCGATCAAGCAGTCACCGCACCCCCTCTTCGGTGCTTAA
- the coaBC gene encoding bifunctional phosphopantothenoylcysteine decarboxylase/phosphopantothenate--cysteine ligase CoaBC, which yields MTEAVDAPVVPRVILGVGGGIAAYKACEVLRRLTESGHSVRVVPTDGALKFVGAATFEALSGQRVQTGVFEDVPSVPHVKLGQTADLVVVAPATANLIAKAAHGLADDLLTNTLLTARCPVLLVPAMHTEMWEHPATQANVALLRSRGVIVAEPASGRLTGKDTGKGRLPEPAEIVDLARLLLARPDALPRDLEGVHVAVSAGGTREPLDPVRFLGNRSSGRQGYALARVAAQRGARVTLVAAHTADLVAPAGVDVVRVGSALELRAAMHEVAATSDVIVMAAAVADFRPVTAVEHKIKKTERDPEPVALTRNPDILAELVAARRSGQVIVGFAAETGDDGTDVLEYGRAKLKRKGCDWLVVNAVGDGRAFEVEDNAGWLLSADGAETPIPHGSKARLASTLWDTVAPALGL from the coding sequence GAGGGTCATCCTCGGGGTCGGTGGGGGCATCGCCGCTTACAAGGCGTGCGAGGTGCTGCGCCGGCTCACCGAGTCAGGCCACTCCGTGCGCGTCGTGCCCACGGACGGCGCGCTGAAGTTCGTCGGCGCGGCCACGTTCGAGGCGCTGTCCGGCCAGCGCGTGCAGACCGGCGTGTTCGAGGACGTCCCGTCGGTGCCGCACGTGAAGTTGGGCCAGACCGCCGACCTGGTCGTCGTCGCGCCCGCCACCGCGAACCTGATCGCCAAGGCGGCCCACGGCCTGGCCGACGACCTGCTCACCAACACGCTGCTGACCGCGCGCTGCCCGGTCCTGCTCGTCCCGGCGATGCACACCGAGATGTGGGAGCACCCGGCGACGCAGGCGAACGTGGCGCTGCTGCGCTCCCGCGGCGTGATCGTGGCCGAGCCCGCCAGCGGCAGGCTGACCGGCAAGGACACCGGCAAGGGCAGGCTGCCCGAGCCGGCCGAGATCGTCGACCTGGCCCGGTTGCTGCTGGCGCGCCCCGACGCGCTGCCGCGCGACCTGGAGGGCGTGCACGTCGCCGTGTCCGCCGGCGGCACCCGTGAGCCGCTGGACCCGGTGCGCTTCCTGGGCAACCGCTCGTCCGGCCGGCAGGGCTACGCGCTCGCCCGGGTCGCCGCCCAGCGCGGCGCGCGGGTGACGCTGGTCGCCGCGCACACCGCCGACCTGGTCGCGCCCGCCGGGGTGGACGTCGTGCGCGTCGGCTCCGCACTGGAGCTGCGTGCCGCGATGCACGAGGTCGCCGCGACGTCCGACGTCATCGTGATGGCCGCCGCGGTCGCCGACTTCCGGCCCGTGACCGCGGTCGAGCACAAGATCAAGAAAACCGAGCGGGACCCCGAACCGGTCGCGCTCACCCGCAACCCCGACATCCTGGCCGAACTGGTCGCCGCGCGGAGGTCCGGGCAGGTCATCGTCGGGTTCGCGGCCGAGACCGGGGACGACGGGACCGACGTCCTGGAGTACGGTCGCGCGAAGCTCAAGCGCAAGGGCTGCGACTGGCTCGTGGTCAACGCGGTCGGCGACGGCCGCGCGTTCGAGGTCGAGGACAACGCCGGCTGGCTGTTGTCCGCCGACGGCGCCGAGACCCCGATCCCGCACGGTTCGAAGGCCAGGCTGGCGTCCACATTGTGGGACACCGTGGCTCCCGCTCTCGGACTTTGA
- a CDS encoding phospholipase domain-containing protein, with product MPVSRRTTLPLSVHEALAREPRHGGLAALRHVVFLMRENDHYDDLADTFTVCDAFHASDYPWATYAEHLRDAGKSWRVHQDVESFRADVEAGRLAQVSYLVPPPAASWAYEVLDALAPELWDSTALFIGYEDAREGLLGPRVPVVVASPWTVGGYVDSRVFDHSSTARFLERWLGVPAPGISAWQRTACGDLTSAFDFGRRRPSGARLPGWRPARPLPYQPDASGVVVGGEVRLGLRNSGDESVHLALCPDAGDAVHFDVRSSVEFAVPFEREYRFAVVGPNGFRREFAGVRGESAVVESSVHGHSRVLSVTLGNSGPSDVTFSVVGDGRDFKVTVRPGKRRLVPWLTEFRHGWYDLTVSAGAFRRRLAGHVENGRESVAPVITRS from the coding sequence ATGCCGGTCTCCCGTCGCACCACGCTGCCGCTGTCGGTGCACGAGGCGCTGGCCCGTGAGCCGCGACACGGTGGCCTGGCCGCCCTCCGGCACGTGGTGTTCCTCATGCGGGAGAACGACCACTACGACGACCTGGCGGACACCTTCACGGTGTGCGACGCCTTCCACGCCTCCGACTACCCGTGGGCGACCTACGCCGAGCACCTCCGGGACGCCGGCAAGTCGTGGCGCGTCCACCAGGACGTCGAGTCGTTCCGGGCCGACGTCGAGGCCGGACGGTTGGCGCAGGTGTCGTACCTGGTGCCGCCGCCCGCCGCCTCGTGGGCCTACGAGGTGTTGGACGCCCTGGCGCCGGAGTTGTGGGACTCGACGGCGTTGTTCATCGGCTATGAGGACGCGCGCGAAGGGCTGTTGGGGCCTCGGGTGCCGGTGGTCGTGGCGTCGCCGTGGACGGTCGGCGGGTACGTCGACTCGCGGGTGTTCGACCACTCGTCCACGGCGCGGTTCTTGGAGCGGTGGCTGGGCGTGCCGGCGCCGGGGATCAGTGCCTGGCAGCGGACCGCGTGCGGCGACCTGACCTCGGCGTTCGACTTCGGTCGGCGGCGGCCGTCAGGCGCCCGACTTCCCGGCTGGCGACCGGCCCGTCCGCTGCCCTACCAGCCGGACGCGTCCGGTGTGGTGGTCGGTGGCGAGGTGCGGCTGGGGCTGCGGAACTCGGGGGACGAGAGCGTGCACCTGGCGTTGTGCCCGGACGCGGGGGACGCGGTGCACTTCGACGTGCGGTCCTCGGTGGAGTTCGCGGTGCCGTTCGAGCGGGAGTACCGGTTCGCGGTGGTCGGGCCGAACGGGTTCCGGCGCGAGTTCGCCGGGGTCCGGGGCGAGTCCGCGGTGGTGGAGTCGTCGGTGCACGGGCACAGCCGGGTGTTGTCGGTGACGTTGGGGAACTCCGGGCCGTCGGACGTGACGTTCTCCGTGGTGGGCGACGGGCGTGACTTCAAGGTGACGGTGCGGCCGGGCAAGCGGCGGCTGGTGCCGTGGCTGACGGAGTTCCGGCACGGCTGGTACGACCTCACGGTGTCCGCCGGGGCCTTCCGCCGCAGGTTGGCGGGGCACGTGGAGAACGGCCGGGAGAGCGTGGCGCCGGTGATCACCCGATCGTGA
- the metK gene encoding methionine adenosyltransferase, translated as MSEHSSRLFTSESVTEGHPDKICDAISDSILDALLAKDPRSRVAVETMVTTGQVHVAGEVTTEAYADIPSIVRDKIVEIGYDSSAKGFDGFSCGVNVAIGSQSPDIAQGVDTAFEKRVEGTEDEIDKQGAGDQGLMFGYACTDTPELMPLPIALAHRLSRRLTAVRKDGTVPYLRPDGKTQVTIEYAGDQPVRLDTVVVSTQHADGIDLEKLLGVDIREHVVAPEVAALGLDTTDVRLLVNPTGRFVIGGPMGDAGLTGRKIIVDTYGGMARHGGGAFSGKDPSKVDRSAAYAMRWVAKNAVAAGLATRIEVQVAYAIGKAAPVGLFVETFGTETVDPTKIQQAISEVFDLRPAAIIRDLDLLRPIYAPTAAYGHFGRTDIDLPWESTDRADALRAAAGA; from the coding sequence GTGAGCGAGCACAGCAGCAGGCTGTTCACCAGTGAGTCGGTGACGGAGGGGCACCCGGACAAGATCTGCGACGCCATCAGCGACTCGATCCTCGACGCGTTGTTGGCGAAGGACCCGCGCTCGCGCGTCGCGGTGGAGACGATGGTCACCACCGGCCAGGTGCACGTGGCCGGCGAGGTCACAACCGAGGCGTACGCGGACATCCCGTCCATCGTCCGCGACAAGATCGTCGAGATCGGCTACGACTCGTCGGCCAAGGGCTTCGACGGCTTCTCGTGCGGCGTCAACGTGGCCATCGGCTCGCAGTCGCCGGACATCGCGCAGGGCGTGGACACCGCGTTCGAGAAGCGGGTCGAGGGCACCGAGGACGAGATCGACAAGCAGGGCGCCGGCGACCAGGGCCTCATGTTCGGCTACGCCTGCACGGACACCCCCGAGCTGATGCCGCTGCCGATCGCGCTGGCGCACCGGCTGTCCCGCCGGCTGACCGCGGTCCGCAAGGACGGCACGGTCCCGTACCTGCGTCCTGACGGCAAGACGCAGGTCACCATCGAGTACGCGGGCGACCAGCCCGTGCGGCTGGACACCGTCGTGGTGTCCACGCAGCACGCGGACGGCATCGACCTGGAGAAGCTGCTCGGCGTCGACATCCGCGAGCACGTGGTGGCCCCCGAGGTCGCCGCGCTCGGCCTGGACACCACCGACGTCCGGCTGCTGGTCAACCCGACCGGCCGGTTCGTCATCGGCGGTCCGATGGGTGACGCCGGCCTGACCGGCCGCAAGATCATCGTCGACACCTACGGCGGCATGGCCCGCCACGGCGGCGGCGCGTTCTCCGGCAAGGACCCGTCGAAGGTGGACCGGTCCGCCGCGTACGCGATGCGCTGGGTGGCGAAGAACGCGGTGGCCGCGGGTCTGGCCACGCGCATCGAGGTCCAGGTGGCGTACGCCATCGGCAAGGCCGCCCCGGTGGGTCTGTTCGTGGAGACCTTCGGCACCGAGACGGTGGACCCGACCAAGATCCAGCAGGCCATCAGCGAGGTGTTCGACCTCCGTCCGGCCGCGATCATCCGGGACCTCGACCTGCTGCGCCCGATCTACGCGCCGACCGCCGCGTACGGCCACTTCGGCCGCACCGACATCGACCTGCCGTGGGAGAGCACCGACCGCGCCGACGCCCTCCGCGCCGCCGCGGGCGCGTGA
- the ggt gene encoding gamma-glutamyltransferase produces MLRSKVASALAALLLVPLLPVTAPAAPVVTDAPRVPEAVGFGGVVSSVDADASQIGVDVLRRGGNAVDAAVAVAAALGVTDPFSAGIGGGGFFVHYDARTHRVSTVDGRETAPAAADADLFVENGAPIPFSEAVTSGLSVGVPGTPRTWQEALRRWGTWSLDRAVRPAEELARHGFTVDATFHRQVTDNTARFADFTSTRALYLPEGTPPAVGSTFRNPDLADTYRELREDGVSALYQGDVGRDVVEAVRQPPVAPGVTRKVRPGEMTPSDLAGYDAPLREPTRIRYRGLDVFGMAPPSSGGTTVGEALNILETTDLAGETPVQYLHRFLEASRLSFADRNRWVGDPAFSDVPTRELLSQRFADSRACLISPTSAMTGTVAPGDPRNPTPCATTAEPAVTPYEGTDTTHLTVADRWGNVVAYTLTIEQEGGSGIVVPGRGFLLNNELTDFSFTPVTPGVPDPNLPGPGKRPRSSMSPTIVLDHGRPVLALGSPGGASIITTVLQVLTRRLDRGLPLVQAIAAPRASQRNAANTQAEAAFLATPEAEALRLLGHRFSSTNEIGAVTAVERLPDGRWRAAAETSRRGGGAARVVWPTR; encoded by the coding sequence ATGCTCCGGTCGAAGGTCGCCAGCGCCCTCGCAGCCCTCCTCCTCGTCCCGCTCCTGCCCGTCACCGCACCCGCCGCTCCTGTGGTCACCGACGCGCCACGCGTCCCCGAAGCGGTCGGCTTCGGCGGGGTGGTGTCCAGCGTGGACGCCGACGCGTCGCAGATCGGTGTCGACGTCTTGCGTCGCGGTGGGAACGCCGTGGACGCCGCGGTGGCGGTGGCCGCGGCGTTGGGCGTCACCGATCCGTTCTCGGCGGGCATCGGCGGCGGCGGGTTCTTCGTCCACTACGACGCCCGCACCCATCGCGTGTCCACTGTGGACGGCAGGGAGACGGCGCCCGCGGCGGCCGACGCCGACCTGTTCGTGGAGAACGGCGCGCCGATCCCGTTCTCGGAGGCCGTCACCAGCGGGTTGTCGGTGGGTGTGCCGGGCACGCCGCGCACGTGGCAGGAGGCGTTGCGGAGGTGGGGGACGTGGTCGTTGGACCGGGCCGTCCGACCCGCCGAGGAGTTGGCGCGGCACGGGTTCACCGTCGACGCCACGTTCCACCGCCAGGTCACCGACAACACCGCCCGGTTCGCCGACTTCACCTCGACCCGCGCCCTCTACCTGCCCGAAGGCACACCGCCGGCGGTCGGCAGCACGTTCCGCAATCCCGACCTCGCCGACACCTACCGCGAGCTGCGCGAGGACGGCGTGTCCGCGCTCTACCAAGGTGACGTCGGCCGCGATGTGGTCGAAGCCGTCCGGCAGCCACCGGTCGCACCCGGCGTCACCCGCAAGGTCCGGCCCGGTGAGATGACCCCGTCGGATCTGGCCGGGTACGACGCGCCGCTGCGTGAGCCGACCCGCATCCGTTACCGCGGCCTCGACGTGTTCGGCATGGCCCCGCCGTCGTCCGGCGGCACCACGGTGGGCGAGGCGTTGAACATCCTGGAGACCACCGACCTCGCCGGCGAGACCCCGGTCCAGTACCTGCACCGGTTCCTGGAGGCCAGCCGGTTGTCGTTCGCGGACCGGAACCGCTGGGTGGGCGACCCGGCGTTCAGCGACGTGCCGACCCGTGAGCTGTTGTCGCAGCGCTTCGCCGACAGCCGGGCGTGCCTCATCTCGCCGACGTCCGCCATGACCGGCACGGTCGCACCGGGCGACCCGCGCAACCCGACCCCGTGCGCGACGACGGCCGAACCCGCCGTCACCCCGTACGAGGGCACGGACACCACGCACCTCACGGTCGCCGACCGCTGGGGCAACGTGGTCGCCTACACGCTGACGATCGAGCAGGAAGGCGGCAGCGGCATCGTGGTGCCGGGCCGCGGGTTCCTGCTGAACAACGAGCTGACCGACTTCTCGTTCACGCCGGTGACGCCGGGCGTGCCGGACCCGAACCTGCCCGGCCCCGGCAAGCGGCCGCGGTCCTCGATGTCGCCGACGATCGTGCTGGACCACGGCCGGCCGGTGCTGGCGCTCGGCTCACCCGGCGGCGCGAGCATCATCACCACCGTGCTCCAGGTCCTCACCCGACGACTGGACCGCGGCCTGCCGCTCGTGCAGGCCATCGCCGCGCCGCGGGCTTCGCAGCGCAACGCTGCCAACACCCAGGCCGAGGCCGCGTTCCTGGCCACGCCGGAAGCCGAGGCGTTGCGCCTGCTCGGCCACCGGTTCTCCTCGACCAACGAGATCGGCGCGGTCACGGCCGTCGAACGCCTGCCGGACGGCCGCTGGCGTGCGGCGGCTGAGACGTCCAGGCGTGGCGGCGGCGCGGCCCGGGTGGTGTGGCCGACGCGATGA
- a CDS encoding RNA polymerase sigma factor translates to MTAATTGRQGAVPVPDSDAELWARGDKAAFATLFDRHAEAVWNHAYRLTASWSLAEDLTSATFLAAWRRRADITLVRDSALPWLYTVAGNLARTEFRRLGRFRRALRRVVDDDVAPDHAERVIAAVDDDRALRRVLAVVGSLPKAEREAVELCLLGELSTAEAAEVLGVAEVSVRSRISRARARLRAVEER, encoded by the coding sequence ATGACTGCTGCGACAACGGGACGGCAGGGGGCAGTGCCGGTGCCGGACAGCGACGCGGAACTGTGGGCGCGCGGGGACAAGGCCGCGTTCGCCACGCTGTTCGACCGGCACGCCGAGGCGGTGTGGAACCACGCCTACCGGTTGACCGCGTCGTGGTCGCTCGCCGAGGACCTGACCTCCGCCACCTTCCTGGCCGCGTGGCGCCGCCGGGCCGACATCACCCTGGTCCGCGACAGCGCGCTGCCGTGGCTCTACACGGTGGCGGGCAACCTCGCGCGCACCGAGTTCCGCCGCCTCGGCCGGTTCAGACGCGCGTTACGGCGGGTGGTCGACGACGACGTGGCGCCCGATCACGCCGAACGCGTCATCGCGGCGGTCGACGACGACCGGGCGTTGCGCCGGGTGCTCGCCGTCGTGGGTTCCCTGCCCAAGGCCGAACGGGAGGCCGTGGAGCTGTGCCTGCTGGGCGAGCTGTCCACGGCCGAAGCCGCCGAAGTGCTCGGCGTCGCCGAGGTGAGCGTGCGCTCGCGGATCTCGCGAGCCCGTGCCCGACTGCGTGCTGTGGAGGAGCGATGA